The following coding sequences lie in one Microbacterium sp. XT11 genomic window:
- a CDS encoding TetR/AcrR family transcriptional regulator encodes MTIDQDAGRPDGLRERKKRHRRQALHEAALRLIESRGLDGTTVEQICEEVGVSPRTFFNYFPSKTAAALNLPERVFSAEAAERFRSARGDLMPAICELIASSIDTGMERRRLKALIAAQPELLSAMTQWMGTLKEEFTGLVRDRVDSDETAEAAIMLALASVRALVHAPGGDDRPDAERLLATMDRLIAVRHVTMTDPADG; translated from the coding sequence ATGACGATCGATCAGGATGCGGGGCGGCCCGACGGCCTCCGCGAACGGAAGAAGAGACATCGCCGGCAGGCGTTGCACGAGGCCGCCCTGCGTCTGATCGAGAGTCGAGGGCTCGACGGGACGACCGTCGAGCAGATCTGCGAGGAGGTCGGCGTCTCGCCGCGCACCTTCTTCAACTACTTCCCGTCGAAGACGGCCGCGGCGCTGAACCTCCCCGAACGCGTGTTCTCCGCTGAGGCCGCCGAGCGCTTCCGCTCGGCACGCGGTGACCTGATGCCCGCGATCTGCGAGCTCATCGCCTCATCGATCGATACCGGGATGGAGCGGCGTCGCCTCAAGGCGCTGATCGCCGCCCAGCCAGAGCTCCTCTCCGCGATGACCCAGTGGATGGGGACCTTGAAGGAGGAGTTCACCGGTCTCGTGCGCGACCGCGTGGACTCCGACGAGACCGCGGAAGCGGCGATCATGCTGGCGCTCGCGTCGGTGCGCGCTCTCGTGCACGCGCCAGGCGGCGACGACCGGCCCGACGCCGAGCGACTGCTCGCGACGATGGACCGTCTCATCGCCGTGCGGCACGTCACCATGACGGACCCGGCTGACGGCTGA